In Haladaptatus paucihalophilus DX253, the following proteins share a genomic window:
- a CDS encoding DUF7471 family protein, producing MNLGIPTLVFGTPWMRALARSTSGGLADPATPLHLGSTTTDVTFVFIVLGGIASSVLASASVFAFSQRRSRPYLFVSLALGMLAAKAFMGGLTAFGFVPGATHHLIEHALDFATALLLIAAVVFARMESAGSEDRPRREDADDERVDTDFPNGFEQ from the coding sequence ATGAATCTCGGTATCCCGACCCTCGTCTTTGGCACCCCGTGGATGCGAGCGCTCGCTCGTTCGACGAGCGGTGGTCTCGCCGACCCCGCCACGCCCTTGCACCTCGGTAGTACCACGACGGACGTGACGTTCGTCTTCATCGTTCTCGGCGGCATCGCATCGAGCGTGTTGGCCAGCGCCAGCGTGTTCGCCTTTTCACAGCGCCGCTCCCGGCCCTACCTGTTCGTGTCGCTCGCGCTCGGGATGCTCGCGGCGAAGGCGTTCATGGGCGGACTCACCGCCTTCGGATTCGTCCCCGGGGCGACACATCACCTGATAGAGCACGCGCTCGATTTCGCCACGGCGCTGTTGCTCATCGCAGCCGTGGTCTTCGCTCGGATGGAATCCGCCGGGTCCGAGGACCGTCCTCGACGCGAAGACGCCGACGACGAACGAGTAGACACCGACTTCCCGAACGGGTTCGAACAGTGA
- a CDS encoding M99 family carboxypeptidase catalytic domain-containing protein, whose translation MSTAATRTKYTIREDTLDETEVYVTDTQKSGPTAVVVGGIQGNEPAGYDAARDIKTWSIDRGTLVTIPQANPIAIRRDTYFNDRGNLNRKFPPGETPTTPLARAIWGVLTSYDPDVVINLHSSRGIYREDVGPDGVGQAIYPTTVSGAARDAIRTKEYMNRYHLDDSFPDHYRFKRGNLIDGTRPLLIHKVDADLNEPGFIIETTRYGTSLKTRTRWELNIVRHLLGRHGIHRTYEN comes from the coding sequence ATGAGCACCGCTGCGACTCGGACCAAATATACCATCCGCGAGGATACGCTGGACGAAACCGAGGTGTACGTGACTGATACGCAGAAATCGGGGCCGACGGCGGTCGTGGTAGGCGGCATACAGGGTAACGAACCCGCCGGTTACGATGCAGCCAGGGACATCAAAACGTGGTCGATAGACCGAGGAACCCTTGTCACGATTCCACAGGCGAATCCGATTGCGATTCGCCGGGATACATACTTCAACGACAGGGGGAACCTCAATCGGAAGTTCCCGCCGGGGGAAACGCCGACGACACCGCTCGCACGGGCGATTTGGGGCGTTCTTACGTCGTACGACCCGGACGTGGTTATCAATCTCCACAGTTCGCGAGGCATCTATCGGGAAGACGTCGGACCGGACGGCGTCGGACAGGCGATCTACCCGACGACCGTTTCGGGTGCCGCTCGTGACGCGATACGCACGAAAGAGTACATGAATCGATATCATCTCGACGACTCTTTTCCCGACCACTATCGATTCAAGCGCGGCAATCTGATCGATGGGACCCGTCCGTTACTCATCCACAAGGTCGATGCCGACCTGAACGAACCGGGATTCATCATCGAGACGACCCGGTACGGGACGAGCCTCAAAACGCGGACCCGTTGGGAGCTCAACATCGTTCGACATCTGCTGGGACGACACGGAATCCACCGGACGTACGAAAATTGA
- a CDS encoding winged helix-turn-helix transcriptional regulator, which translates to MTETRTRIELQIRRNPGIHFNELVRSVDFAPGQIQYHVHRLLDDDSIVEEKLYGRTHYYSPSFDPWERRLLALFRRETSRDIIGYVLEHEPTDPQTVADDLGIARSTLEWHLSRLVEQEVIVKERDGQNRVTLVVNRPDRTRTLLKQIAPSIPDRFIDRFTRLVDSLLAE; encoded by the coding sequence ATGACGGAAACACGTACCCGAATCGAGCTTCAGATCCGGCGGAATCCCGGCATTCACTTCAACGAACTCGTGCGGTCGGTCGATTTCGCTCCCGGTCAAATTCAGTATCACGTCCACCGGTTACTCGACGACGATTCCATCGTCGAAGAGAAACTGTACGGCCGAACGCACTACTACTCGCCGTCGTTCGACCCGTGGGAACGGCGTCTCCTCGCGCTGTTCCGCCGGGAAACGTCGCGCGACATCATCGGGTACGTTCTCGAACACGAGCCGACCGACCCGCAAACGGTCGCCGACGACCTCGGAATCGCCCGGAGCACGCTGGAGTGGCACCTGAGTCGGCTCGTCGAACAGGAAGTCATCGTCAAGGAACGCGACGGCCAAAACCGCGTGACGCTCGTGGTGAATCGCCCTGACCGGACGCGAACGCTCCTGAAGCAAATCGCGCCGTCGATTCCGGACCGGTTCATCGACCGGTTCACCCGACTCGTCGATAGCCTTCTCGCCGAATAG
- a CDS encoding DUF4367 domain-containing protein: MVTRKSLLTLGLLTLVVAASVGGYASMESSDQVQDTSTPSESTIEQHALGNNTTVTSVTGTVTVETERANDTQTVRADVWQRLPNHVRYEYTDGPTAGDVMVSNGSDIWMYNDTRNTARHLRLSGENAGLVQNLTKAFQQFSDAFTAEYQGEATVSGRETYKVTLQPKNESLGNLMQNQTVWLDQENWFPVKTHVETAVGNDTTTTTMTYSNLSYDASISDERFTYTPPEDAKVIDVGLPETTTYSSVADAQEAVDFAIREPTDVPDGYSLENVTVTTSNGDASVSLRYSNGTDSLVVSQTSATRPSRGDQTVSVAGHDATYTTVGEQGLLQWSDDDSSYSVTGSLSKASLIDVAESMYC, translated from the coding sequence ATGGTCACACGAAAGTCCCTCCTGACACTTGGTCTCCTCACGCTCGTCGTCGCCGCCTCGGTCGGCGGCTATGCGAGCATGGAGAGTTCCGATCAGGTACAGGATACCTCGACGCCATCGGAATCGACCATCGAACAGCACGCCCTCGGCAACAACACCACGGTCACCAGCGTCACCGGAACGGTGACCGTCGAAACCGAGCGGGCGAACGACACGCAGACCGTCCGCGCCGACGTCTGGCAGCGACTGCCGAACCACGTCCGGTACGAGTACACGGACGGACCCACGGCGGGCGACGTGATGGTCTCGAACGGGTCGGACATCTGGATGTACAACGACACGCGGAACACCGCCCGTCACCTGCGGCTCAGCGGCGAGAACGCGGGTCTCGTCCAGAACCTCACCAAAGCGTTCCAGCAGTTCTCGGACGCGTTCACCGCGGAGTACCAAGGGGAAGCGACGGTCTCCGGCCGCGAAACCTACAAGGTGACGCTCCAGCCGAAAAACGAGTCCCTCGGGAACTTGATGCAGAACCAGACGGTCTGGCTCGACCAGGAGAACTGGTTCCCCGTCAAGACGCACGTGGAGACAGCCGTCGGAAACGATACGACTACGACGACGATGACGTATTCGAACCTGTCGTACGACGCGTCGATTTCCGACGAGCGGTTCACGTACACCCCGCCGGAGGACGCAAAGGTCATCGACGTCGGGCTGCCGGAAACCACGACGTACTCCTCGGTCGCTGACGCACAGGAGGCGGTCGATTTCGCCATCCGCGAGCCGACCGACGTTCCGGACGGCTACTCGCTCGAAAACGTGACGGTCACGACCTCGAACGGCGACGCGTCGGTGTCGCTGCGATACTCGAACGGAACCGACTCGCTGGTCGTCTCGCAGACATCCGCGACGCGCCCGTCTCGCGGGGACCAGACCGTCTCGGTCGCCGGACACGACGCCACCTACACCACCGTCGGCGAGCAGGGCCTGCTCCAGTGGTCGGACGACGACAGCAGCTACTCGGTAACCGGGTCGCTCTCCAAGGCGTCGCTCATCGACGTCGCCGAATCGATGTACTGCTGA
- a CDS encoding BtrH N-terminal domain-containing protein codes for MHLSEYDHTPGAHCGSASLRNLSDFYQWGFDESLCFGLGSGLGFGYYERGPASRLIMGRNGQLETGFFETLGIDYREDSERQWGAAWSDVREYLADDVPVMLFVDLYYLDYFETNTHFGPHILLCVGTDGDDVLLSDSEFETTQRLPASHLREAWDSDHGFGPLDNRWLVVTDPTIETDLATASRDAVRRTADLMLSAEDGGWHSQGIDGIRRFAADLPSWTALEDSGWCARFAYQNIERRGTGGGAFRRLYADFLDHVASDLELEGEIPDRFHAVADDWTGLGDTLKEASEVEGEKQGALFEDASEQAAALADREERLFTRLREEL; via the coding sequence ATGCACCTCTCCGAGTACGACCACACACCCGGAGCGCACTGTGGCTCCGCGTCGCTTCGAAACCTCTCGGACTTCTACCAGTGGGGCTTCGACGAATCGCTCTGTTTCGGTCTCGGTTCCGGACTCGGCTTCGGATACTACGAGCGCGGCCCGGCGAGCCGTCTCATCATGGGGCGAAACGGGCAGTTGGAGACGGGGTTCTTCGAGACGCTCGGCATCGACTACCGGGAGGACAGCGAACGGCAGTGGGGTGCGGCGTGGAGCGACGTTCGTGAGTATCTCGCGGACGACGTTCCGGTGATGCTGTTCGTGGACCTCTACTACCTCGATTACTTCGAAACGAACACGCACTTCGGCCCGCACATCCTCCTCTGCGTCGGCACCGACGGCGACGACGTGCTCCTGTCCGACAGCGAATTCGAGACGACACAGCGATTGCCCGCCTCCCACCTTCGGGAGGCGTGGGACTCCGACCACGGCTTCGGCCCGCTCGACAACCGATGGCTCGTCGTGACCGATCCGACCATCGAAACCGACCTCGCGACCGCGAGTCGGGACGCGGTTCGACGGACGGCAGACCTCATGCTCTCGGCGGAGGACGGCGGCTGGCACTCGCAAGGTATCGACGGAATTCGCCGGTTCGCGGCGGACCTCCCCTCGTGGACCGCGTTGGAGGATTCGGGCTGGTGCGCCCGGTTCGCCTACCAGAACATCGAACGGCGGGGAACGGGCGGTGGCGCGTTCCGCCGATTGTACGCCGATTTCCTCGACCACGTTGCATCCGACCTCGAACTCGAAGGAGAGATTCCCGACCGCTTCCACGCCGTCGCGGACGATTGGACCGGCCTCGGCGACACGCTCAAAGAGGCGAGCGAAGTCGAAGGGGAAAAACAGGGAGCGCTGTTCGAGGACGCCAGCGAGCAGGCGGCGGCGCTCGCGGACCGCGAAGAACGACTGTTCACGCGGCTTCGAGAAGAACTCTAA
- a CDS encoding sulfite oxidase, giving the protein MGESTGRDSRHGEIDDILERKPGTREARDEEDRYTVVGAASRGTFADWLTPVEEHFVCHRNDIPDADAETWRVRVTGVDDGESLSMEALREDYPTVAVAHTMECAGNNRGQHDPETGSVQWTWDAVGTAMWSGTPIRAVLEDRGVDVNDDSDRWLTVVGGDVPADDDVYVKSIPLSKALDDCVLAYEMNGKPLPVEHGYPVRLIVPGWYGTNSVKWVEELRVTDTMVTDATFAEEDDGRTYTYWQHGAYRIHPADAEPGIEETVPTVDTWEQLVGDVTHPYTFDENVMSLIGEPDGERPVTPDADGRVEIRGVAWAGDDRVSRVEVSTDDGETWHDADLYGPDYSGAWRLFSYAWEPKTGFDGTVTLLSRATDEEGRTQPSRIAVLDDWAEVPEDVYPWNEGGYAANAYRPNGVEVRVTPRDE; this is encoded by the coding sequence ATGGGAGAGAGCACTGGACGGGACTCACGGCACGGGGAGATAGACGACATCCTCGAACGGAAACCCGGGACGCGGGAGGCTCGTGACGAGGAGGACCGGTACACCGTCGTCGGCGCGGCGAGTCGGGGGACGTTCGCGGACTGGCTGACGCCGGTCGAGGAACACTTCGTCTGCCATCGGAACGACATCCCGGACGCAGACGCGGAAACGTGGCGAGTCCGGGTGACGGGCGTGGACGACGGCGAATCGCTCTCGATGGAGGCGCTTCGGGAGGACTATCCGACGGTCGCCGTCGCACACACGATGGAGTGTGCGGGGAACAACCGCGGCCAACACGACCCTGAGACGGGGAGCGTCCAGTGGACGTGGGACGCCGTTGGAACCGCGATGTGGAGCGGAACGCCGATTCGGGCGGTGCTCGAAGACCGCGGCGTAGACGTGAACGACGATTCGGATCGCTGGCTCACCGTCGTCGGCGGGGACGTCCCCGCGGACGACGACGTGTACGTGAAATCGATTCCGCTGTCGAAGGCGCTCGACGATTGCGTCCTCGCGTACGAGATGAACGGCAAACCGCTCCCGGTCGAACACGGGTATCCGGTCCGACTCATCGTGCCGGGATGGTACGGCACGAACAGCGTCAAGTGGGTCGAGGAACTCCGGGTGACGGACACGATGGTCACGGACGCGACGTTCGCCGAGGAGGACGACGGGCGGACGTACACCTACTGGCAACACGGTGCCTACCGCATCCATCCGGCGGACGCCGAACCGGGAATCGAGGAGACGGTTCCGACGGTCGATACGTGGGAGCAACTCGTCGGCGACGTGACGCACCCGTACACGTTCGACGAGAACGTCATGTCGCTCATCGGGGAACCGGACGGCGAACGCCCGGTCACACCCGACGCGGACGGACGGGTGGAGATTCGGGGCGTGGCGTGGGCGGGGGACGACAGGGTGTCCCGCGTCGAAGTATCGACGGACGACGGCGAGACGTGGCACGACGCCGACCTGTACGGTCCGGACTACAGCGGCGCGTGGCGCTTGTTCAGCTACGCGTGGGAACCGAAGACGGGGTTCGACGGGACGGTCACGTTGCTCTCGCGGGCGACCGACGAGGAGGGACGAACCCAGCCGTCCCGCATCGCCGTCCTCGACGACTGGGCGGAGGTTCCCGAGGACGTCTACCCGTGGAACGAGGGGGGCTACGCGGCGAACGCCTACCGACCGAACGGCGTCGAGGTACGGGTTACGCCGCGGGACGAGTGA
- a CDS encoding M99 family carboxypeptidase catalytic domain-containing protein — protein sequence MSNNERGEDAGVDRTRRSFLRHAGVAATASAFLATQGTTRAATRTRYTIREDTPDETEVYVTDTGVSGPTAVVVGGIQGNEPAGYEAAEDIKTWSIDRGMLVTIPRANPVAIRRDTYFNDRGNLNRKFPPGETPTTPLARAIWDVLTSYDPDVVINLHSSRGIYREDVGPDGVGQAIYPTTASGAARDAIRTKEYMNRYHLDDSLSDHYRFKRGNLIDGDRPLLIHKVDADLNEPGFIVETTRYGTSLKTRTAWELNIVRHLLRRHGIHRTYEN from the coding sequence ATGTCAAATAACGAGAGAGGAGAGGACGCGGGAGTCGATAGAACACGGCGTTCGTTCCTTCGTCACGCCGGAGTCGCGGCTACCGCTTCGGCGTTTCTCGCGACGCAGGGGACGACTCGGGCCGCGACTCGGACCAGATACACCATCCGTGAGGATACGCCGGACGAAACCGAGGTGTACGTAACTGATACAGGGGTATCTGGACCGACGGCGGTCGTGGTGGGCGGCATACAGGGTAACGAACCCGCCGGTTACGAAGCGGCTGAGGATATCAAAACGTGGTCGATAGACCGGGGAATGCTCGTTACGATTCCGCGGGCCAACCCGGTTGCCATTCGCCGGGATACATACTTCAACGATAGGGGGAACCTCAATCGGAAGTTCCCGCCGGGGGAAACGCCGACGACACCGCTCGCACGGGCGATTTGGGACGTCCTTACGTCGTACGACCCGGACGTGGTTATCAATCTCCACAGTTCGCGAGGCATCTATCGGGAAGACGTCGGACCGGATGGCGTCGGACAGGCGATCTACCCGACGACCGCTTCGGGTGCCGCTCGTGACGCGATACGCACGAAAGAGTACATGAACCGGTATCATCTCGACGACTCGCTCTCCGACCACTATCGATTCAAGCGCGGCAATCTGATAGACGGGGACCGTCCGTTACTCATCCACAAGGTCGACGCCGACCTGAACGAACCGGGATTCATCGTCGAGACGACCCGGTACGGGACGAGCCTCAAAACGCGGACGGCTTGGGAGCTCAACATCGTTCGACACTTGTTGCGACGACACGGCATCCACCGGACGTACGAAAATTAA